In Bacteroidales bacterium, one genomic interval encodes:
- the typA gene encoding translational GTPase TypA produces the protein MSLNIRNIAIIAHVDHGKTTLVDKIMRQCKLFKDHEVPGELLLDNNDLERERGITIFSKNIAVKYKNTKINIIDTPGHHDFGGEVERVLNMTDGVLLLVDAFEGCMPQTRFVLQKAIDLNLKIIVVINKVDKPNCRPDIVYEEVFDLMFSLNATEEQLNFPIVYGSAKEGWMSTDWKKRGDDFTPLLDKIIEYIPEPRVEAGAAQMLITSLDFSNYVGRIAVGRVKRGAFKEGMRVALIKRDNSVKMSNIKELYAFDGLGKRKVEVMEAGDICAIVGIEGFDIGDTLCDSNKIEALPTIEVDEPTISMIFAVNDSPFFGKEGKYVTSRQIKERLEKELEKNLAMRLEYTDSADKFLVYGRGVLHLSVLIETMRREGYELLVGQPKVIIKTIDGVKHEPFENLKINSAEEYSGRIIETVAQRKGEMLSMERSGDRINLEFEIPSRGIIGLNSLILTQTAGEAIMAHRFVGFKPWKGDIESRINGSLIAMEDGKAIAYAIDKLQDRGIFFIEPGDDIYEGQVVGESTRQDDLVLNVTKTKKLTNMRASGSDDKVQIAPAVKFSLEEALEYIQRDEYVELTPKSIRIRKIFLKETDRKRKSISD, from the coding sequence ATGTCTTTAAATATTAGAAATATTGCCATAATTGCACATGTCGATCATGGTAAAACAACACTTGTTGATAAAATCATGCGGCAGTGCAAACTCTTTAAAGATCACGAAGTTCCGGGAGAACTTTTGTTAGACAATAACGATCTGGAGCGGGAAAGAGGCATAACCATATTTTCAAAAAATATAGCTGTTAAATATAAAAACACAAAAATTAATATCATCGACACCCCTGGTCACCACGATTTTGGTGGAGAGGTCGAGAGGGTTTTAAATATGACAGATGGCGTCCTCCTGCTAGTTGACGCTTTCGAGGGTTGTATGCCACAAACTCGCTTTGTACTACAAAAGGCAATCGACTTAAACCTAAAAATTATCGTTGTAATTAACAAGGTCGATAAGCCCAATTGCCGACCAGATATAGTTTACGAAGAGGTTTTTGATTTGATGTTCTCGCTCAACGCAACCGAAGAGCAGTTGAATTTTCCAATCGTTTATGGTTCAGCTAAAGAAGGCTGGATGTCAACCGATTGGAAAAAACGAGGAGATGACTTTACCCCATTGCTTGATAAAATAATAGAATACATTCCCGAACCCCGCGTTGAAGCAGGTGCAGCGCAAATGTTAATTACCTCTCTCGATTTTTCAAACTATGTCGGACGGATAGCAGTAGGAAGAGTAAAACGTGGAGCATTTAAAGAGGGAATGAGGGTGGCGTTAATCAAACGAGACAATTCCGTTAAAATGTCAAATATTAAAGAGTTATACGCTTTCGATGGACTTGGTAAACGTAAAGTAGAAGTCATGGAAGCAGGAGATATATGCGCTATTGTTGGAATAGAAGGTTTTGACATTGGCGACACACTCTGCGACTCAAACAAAATAGAGGCACTACCTACAATTGAAGTTGATGAGCCCACAATTAGCATGATTTTCGCTGTGAATGACTCCCCTTTTTTTGGCAAAGAGGGTAAGTATGTAACATCAAGGCAGATAAAAGAACGACTTGAAAAAGAACTTGAGAAAAACTTAGCTATGCGCTTGGAATACACTGACTCAGCCGATAAGTTTCTTGTTTATGGTAGAGGAGTTCTTCACTTAAGTGTTTTAATTGAAACCATGAGACGCGAAGGCTATGAGCTACTTGTAGGGCAGCCAAAAGTAATTATTAAAACTATCGATGGAGTTAAGCACGAGCCATTTGAGAACTTGAAAATAAACTCAGCCGAAGAATACAGTGGTAGGATAATTGAAACAGTTGCTCAAAGAAAGGGTGAAATGCTTTCAATGGAGAGGTCAGGAGATAGAATTAACCTCGAATTTGAAATACCTTCAAGAGGCATTATTGGATTAAACAGTCTGATACTTACGCAAACTGCAGGAGAAGCAATTATGGCTCACCGTTTTGTAGGTTTCAAACCTTGGAAAGGCGATATTGAAAGTCGTATAAACGGCTCACTGATAGCTATGGAAGATGGAAAGGCTATAGCTTATGCTATTGACAAATTACAAGACAGGGGAATCTTTTTTATTGAGCCAGGTGATGATATATACGAGGGTCAGGTTGTTGGCGAGAGCACACGTCAAGATGATTTAGTTTTGAACGTCACAAAGACTAAAAAGCTCACAAATATGCGTGCAAGTGGTTCTGACGATAAAGTACAAATAGCCCCAGCAGTTAAATTTAGTTTAGAGGAAGCATTGGAGTATATTCAGCGCGATGAATACGTTGAACTAACCCCAAAATCAATAAGAATACGTAAAATATTCCTTAAGGAGACAGACAGAAAACGGAAATCAATCAGCGATTAA
- a CDS encoding glycosyltransferase family 4 protein, translating to MNIGVNTRMLVENNMTGIGWFIFETMKRIVAKHPEHTFYYFFDRSYSHKFITSPNIVPIVVPPKCRYHPLFYKFWYDFQLPKVLKKYKIDLFISGDTVNTTKSKVPSLLVIHDLTFEHYPSFTPSYMTKYFKKTVPKGANKAIEIATVSEYSKNDIATKYQIDSNKISVVYNGINNHFEPLDNDLKLNIKAQYANNCDYFLFIGTIHPRKNLKNQLLAFDMFKKANSDSTHKFLIVGTKWIWDKELDEAYSKMDFKNDVVFIGHLPTDELSRVTASATALMYVSVFEGFGIPIIEAFESKTPVITSNTSSMPEVAGNAALIVDPFKPEEIFEAMNIIYKDPDTVNRLIENGLNRKELFSWDLTADKFDKVFVKATETINK from the coding sequence ATGAACATTGGAGTTAACACAAGAATGCTTGTCGAAAACAACATGACCGGTATAGGTTGGTTTATTTTTGAAACCATGAAACGAATAGTTGCAAAACATCCCGAGCATACGTTTTATTATTTTTTTGACCGTTCATATAGTCATAAGTTCATAACTTCCCCAAACATTGTTCCAATTGTTGTGCCTCCAAAATGTAGGTATCATCCATTATTTTACAAATTTTGGTATGATTTTCAATTACCCAAAGTGTTGAAAAAATATAAAATTGATCTTTTTATTTCTGGCGATACAGTAAACACTACAAAATCTAAGGTTCCGTCGTTATTAGTAATACACGATTTGACATTCGAACATTACCCAAGTTTTACTCCTTCTTACATGACAAAATATTTTAAAAAAACCGTACCCAAGGGAGCAAATAAAGCCATCGAAATTGCTACTGTATCGGAGTATTCAAAAAACGACATAGCTACAAAATATCAAATTGACTCAAACAAAATATCAGTTGTTTATAATGGAATTAACAATCATTTTGAGCCGCTTGATAATGACTTAAAGTTGAATATTAAGGCTCAATATGCCAACAATTGCGACTATTTTCTATTTATTGGTACTATTCACCCACGTAAAAATCTTAAAAATCAACTTTTGGCGTTTGATATGTTTAAGAAGGCAAATAGCGATTCCACACATAAATTTTTAATTGTGGGAACAAAGTGGATATGGGACAAAGAATTAGATGAAGCCTACTCTAAAATGGATTTTAAAAATGATGTGGTTTTTATTGGACATTTGCCTACTGATGAGTTAAGCAGGGTTACCGCATCTGCAACTGCACTAATGTATGTTTCTGTTTTTGAAGGATTTGGAATTCCAATTATTGAGGCATTTGAGTCAAAAACTCCGGTAATTACGTCTAACACCTCATCAATGCCTGAAGTTGCAGGTAATGCTGCTTTAATTGTCGATCCGTTCAAGCCAGAAGAGATATTTGAAGCTATGAATATAATCTATAAAGACCCTGACACCGTTAATCGATTGATTGAAAATGGGTTGAACAGAAAAGAGCTTTTCTCATGGGATTTAACAGCAGATAAATTCGATAAGGTTTTTGTTAAAGCCACAGAGACAATTAACAAGTAG
- a CDS encoding radical SAM protein produces the protein MDSIQSTLSTDPDLPGSFLFDSIVFGPVYSRRLGSSLGINLLPANKKVCTFNCIYCECGFTHATTEKSKLPSVSDVIMAIENSLILNKKKGNTIDHITFAGNGEPTIHPDFLEIIEKLIILRQKYYPDSKIAVLTNGTQLHNPVVVKALSLVDDPIIKLDSAIEETVRIMDSPLVNYNLENLIKALVKMNSDFILQTMFIRAECNGVIVDNTTDFEVNAWLNILKRVKPRLIQIYTISRIPASFKVEKISAETLEAVAQKVNKLGIETLVTP, from the coding sequence ATGGACAGTATTCAATCAACCCTAAGCACTGACCCGGATTTACCCGGTAGTTTTTTGTTCGACAGCATTGTATTTGGACCTGTTTACAGCAGACGCTTAGGATCTTCTTTAGGAATTAATCTATTACCAGCAAATAAAAAGGTTTGTACATTTAACTGTATTTACTGTGAATGTGGCTTCACTCACGCAACAACAGAAAAAAGTAAATTGCCAAGTGTTTCTGATGTAATTATGGCAATAGAAAATTCTCTTATCCTCAACAAGAAAAAAGGGAACACCATCGATCATATCACATTTGCCGGTAATGGAGAGCCAACAATTCACCCTGATTTTTTAGAAATAATAGAAAAGCTAATTATTTTAAGACAAAAATACTACCCCGACTCAAAAATAGCGGTACTCACAAATGGCACACAATTGCATAATCCTGTTGTAGTAAAAGCACTTTCACTTGTCGATGATCCAATAATTAAACTCGACTCTGCTATCGAGGAGACTGTGCGAATAATGGATTCCCCATTAGTTAATTATAACCTGGAAAACTTAATTAAAGCGTTGGTTAAAATGAACTCTGATTTTATTTTGCAAACCATGTTTATACGAGCTGAATGTAATGGGGTTATAGTTGACAATACCACAGATTTTGAGGTTAACGCATGGCTAAATATTTTAAAAAGAGTAAAGCCACGTTTAATTCAAATATACACTATATCACGTATTCCCGCTTCGTTTAAGGTTGAAAAAATTAGTGCAGAGACACTTGAAGCTGTTGCACAAAAGGTTAATAAGTTAGGAATAGAAACATTAGTTACACCCTGA
- the deoC gene encoding deoxyribose-phosphate aldolase translates to MFQHQNLKSQFMEQLKKYNLEINEVEIKESVSRIIKESGKYKDIETLKFLFSIIDLTSLNVSDTRSEITDMTEKVNWFAKTFPNLPNVAAICVYPALVPVVKKTLSISGVEIAAVGAGFPASQTFFDIKTLECKRAVIEGATEVDTVISVGEFFEKNYDYVFREIAAQKNSIDEAHLKVILESGLMRNMKEIRIASLLAMEAGADFIKTSTGKITPAATPEAAYIMCNCIKEFHKLTGKKIGFKPAGGISTADDAIIYYAIVKEVLGEDWLNKKLFRFGASRLANNLLTEISKMSTGNDKPILYF, encoded by the coding sequence ATGTTTCAACATCAAAATTTAAAATCACAATTTATGGAACAATTAAAGAAATACAATTTAGAAATCAACGAAGTTGAAATAAAAGAGAGTGTTAGTAGAATCATTAAAGAGTCGGGTAAATATAAAGATATTGAAACTCTAAAGTTTTTGTTCAGCATTATCGACCTTACATCTTTAAATGTAAGCGATACCCGTTCTGAAATAACAGATATGACTGAAAAAGTTAATTGGTTTGCTAAAACTTTCCCAAACTTACCAAATGTTGCTGCTATTTGTGTTTATCCAGCATTAGTTCCTGTTGTTAAAAAGACCCTCTCCATTAGTGGAGTAGAAATAGCTGCGGTTGGTGCGGGATTCCCTGCTTCTCAAACTTTTTTCGATATTAAAACTTTAGAATGCAAACGCGCTGTTATTGAAGGAGCTACAGAGGTTGACACCGTAATTTCTGTGGGTGAATTTTTTGAAAAAAACTATGACTACGTTTTTCGCGAAATTGCAGCACAAAAAAACTCTATAGACGAAGCGCATTTAAAGGTAATTTTAGAATCGGGACTAATGCGAAACATGAAAGAAATTCGTATTGCATCACTACTTGCAATGGAAGCAGGTGCTGATTTTATTAAAACAAGCACTGGCAAAATCACTCCTGCTGCAACGCCAGAGGCTGCATACATTATGTGTAATTGCATCAAAGAATTCCATAAATTAACTGGGAAAAAGATTGGATTTAAACCGGCTGGCGGTATCTCCACAGCTGACGATGCTATAATTTACTATGCTATAGTAAAAGAGGTGTTGGGAGAGGATTGGTTAAACAAGAAACTATTTAGGTTTGGTGCTAGCAGGCTTGCTAATAACCTATTAACAGAAATTTCTAAAATGTCAACCGGTAATGACAAACCCATTTTATATTTTTAA
- a CDS encoding universal stress protein yields MDILPILVTWDFTDVSAYALEHAVRMSSMSGKNIVLLHILKNDSEEETVVSQLKTVSKECKRKHGIEPKIIVKTGNIFTTISETANNIQARLVVMGTHGYSGIQKIIGSRVKRVLSKSNAPFVVVQAPPKQIYLKRIIFPIDSNTETKENVSFIINLANLYRSEVIVLKNITNNLKLDFKTDLTCDFIINNLQSNNINYTEHIHRDKTNFYNAAIDFVGKKQADLIAITTNEINSLKDYFYDTAKQQLVANCHKVPVICFNPKKDNLLTI; encoded by the coding sequence ATGGATATTTTACCCATATTAGTAACGTGGGATTTTACTGATGTCTCTGCCTATGCATTAGAACATGCTGTACGAATGTCTAGCATGTCGGGGAAAAATATTGTTTTACTACATATCTTAAAAAACGACAGTGAAGAGGAAACTGTTGTTTCGCAACTAAAAACAGTTTCAAAAGAGTGTAAAAGAAAACATGGTATAGAACCAAAAATTATAGTTAAAACAGGTAATATTTTTACTACCATAAGCGAAACTGCAAATAATATACAAGCAAGGCTTGTTGTAATGGGGACGCATGGTTACAGTGGCATACAAAAAATAATTGGTAGTCGCGTAAAAAGGGTCCTTTCAAAGTCAAACGCACCGTTTGTTGTTGTACAAGCTCCTCCAAAACAAATTTATTTAAAAAGAATTATTTTCCCTATTGATTCAAATACTGAAACAAAAGAAAATGTGTCTTTTATAATAAATCTTGCCAATCTTTATAGGAGTGAGGTAATTGTTTTAAAAAATATTACTAACAACTTAAAGTTAGACTTTAAAACAGATCTAACATGCGACTTCATTATTAACAACTTACAAAGTAATAACATAAATTATACTGAACACATACACAGAGATAAAACCAACTTTTATAACGCCGCGATTGACTTTGTTGGCAAAAAACAGGCTGATTTAATTGCTATAACAACAAATGAAATTAATTCATTAAAAGACTACTTTTATGACACTGCAAAACAACAGTTAGTTGCTAATTGTCATAAGGTTCCGGTTATATGTTTCAATCCAAAAAAAGATAATTTACTTACTATTTGA
- a CDS encoding alanine dehydrogenase, with translation MKGSSKPRKNITLSQNALLPKEEMLEVAREKKRLTIGVPLERENLENRVALAPHAVELLVGNGHTVYIQSTAGDSANFSDIEYSEAGGSITEDVKDIYNSDIVIKVAPPTQEEISLMKGSQILISSLLIGTQEPEYIKALIEKKITAIAFEYLRDRENKFCPVTESMSEISGAASILIAAEYLSNANRGKGEMLGGIAGINPTDVVVLGASSAGECAARTALGLGAIVRVFDHSIYKLRELQYKLGQPIYTSIIQPRVLHKALKIADVVIGALPFSEESRFKVSLDSIMQMKPNSVIVDIGMDHGGCFETSEVTTLEAPTFKKFNVIHYCVPNIPSRVSRTASYALSNIFGPLLIDIAEMGGINHIISENIGFRNGVYLYNGILTKEAIGRKFGLPSRDIDLLLAAF, from the coding sequence ATGAAAGGCAGTTCAAAACCAAGGAAAAATATAACACTATCACAAAATGCTCTTCTGCCAAAAGAGGAGATGCTTGAAGTCGCGCGTGAAAAGAAACGATTAACCATCGGTGTACCCTTAGAGCGTGAAAATCTCGAGAATAGGGTTGCATTAGCTCCTCATGCAGTTGAATTATTGGTTGGCAATGGACACACTGTATATATTCAAAGCACAGCAGGTGACTCAGCAAACTTTTCAGACATTGAGTATTCGGAAGCAGGAGGATCAATCACTGAAGATGTAAAAGATATATACAATTCAGATATAGTTATTAAGGTTGCACCACCAACACAGGAAGAAATATCTTTAATGAAAGGTAGTCAAATTTTAATATCATCATTACTTATAGGAACACAAGAACCTGAGTATATTAAAGCCCTAATAGAGAAGAAGATAACAGCTATTGCATTTGAATACCTACGAGACAGAGAAAATAAATTTTGTCCGGTTACAGAATCTATGAGCGAAATATCGGGAGCTGCTTCAATTCTAATTGCAGCAGAATACTTGAGTAACGCAAATCGTGGAAAAGGCGAAATGTTAGGAGGTATTGCTGGGATAAACCCCACTGATGTCGTTGTTTTAGGCGCCAGCAGTGCAGGAGAGTGTGCTGCAAGGACAGCTTTGGGTTTAGGGGCAATTGTCCGTGTGTTTGACCATTCGATATATAAGCTCAGAGAACTTCAATATAAGCTTGGACAACCTATTTATACCAGTATAATACAACCTCGCGTTTTGCATAAAGCACTTAAAATTGCTGATGTTGTTATTGGAGCCTTGCCATTTAGCGAAGAGAGCAGATTTAAGGTAAGTCTTGACTCTATCATGCAGATGAAGCCAAATTCTGTTATTGTCGATATAGGTATGGATCATGGCGGTTGCTTTGAAACCAGTGAAGTGACAACATTAGAAGCTCCTACTTTTAAGAAGTTTAATGTTATACACTATTGTGTGCCAAATATTCCATCAAGGGTTTCAAGAACTGCCTCGTATGCTTTGAGCAATATATTTGGTCCTCTGTTAATAGATATAGCAGAAATGGGGGGGATTAACCATATAATTAGCGAAAATATAGGGTTTAGAAATGGAGTATATCTATATAACGGAATACTTACAAAAGAGGCAATAGGTCGGAAATTTGGATTGCCTAGCAGAGATATCGATTTACTTTTGGCCGCGTTTTAA
- a CDS encoding response regulator produces the protein MYIFQKQKRFLVLLFLLCFIVIIPCANSLFAQTYNFERYSLPEGLSQSQVLDIKQDTLGRIWLATERGGVTILSGDFPSYLGRNDSLPGTTTLSLFYDQKHRMWIGTNRGVRYYNGKVLVKLENGEILDTVTVYDIVQRSDGIIVFATNYGVYAYNDSIGCYNLIPQLANTIVTKITARTNNLLYLISRNNPLLIFDGINLEELRLPVLEGTEITDCFFDSQDRIWVSTTDGLITRDGYDYKTYSYDDGLIDDHIACVAEDRFGNIWVGTDAGGLNIFTDEGIINITAQQGIGHNCIKALYCDNYKNMWVGTDGAGAYVFKGFRFTKFETPEFIETVSITAVYISSKNKIFLGTNGYGLLYVDGGKRKLFNTDNGLRSNIVHTIVTDKNEVAYIGTDKGLDIIRNTRIDKKLRNDINVTYPTNTIFIDNNGSVWIGTAGYGLINYSKTKKTRYSKNKNIAGNTIYDILQNQQGEIAVATDEGLSIISESGVTNYTYKHGLPAENITSLIVDKNNKLWLVSEKGVSRFEDERFYNIPLESITDANIIYSIVNDLFGNLLIGTERGIDIITLDNKSNISLIKKLRREDGFFGIECNLNSVMKGERGEVFFGTKQGVTIFNSLADSVKNPVPPAYIRDVELYYSKIDWLAYTDSVINWSLLPYNLKLPHNENNVTFFFGANDYQTPQKLMFQFRLEGFDQNWTTPTSQRFINYTNLPPGKYSMKVRSWYSADQFSNNPGVFQFEILKPLWFETWFILACIVLLLTSVLVIWNWRLRVIRRNERRLEGIVNERTLDLQKQKEELHKANIQISQSAQMKEQFVANTSHEIRTPLNVISGYTNLLINTKVDNVQNKYLNYIKESLDNLKVIVNDILDFSKIEADKLEFESIPFDFVKSINFTCNQMEIEAAKKALSLELNFFNILHSVVVGDPVRLNQIVSNLVRNAIKFTQEGKIEVNISDISNNSDTVLLKVVVKDSGIGIPAEKLDKIFDSFSQVSSESTRKYGGTGLGLSIVKRLVDRQDGYIYVESEENKGSQFTVVIPYEKSDANPAEDDKLDYAIFQHTLSKNVKILLVDDNQINLALAESTLTSYSTQFEIQTALNGKEAVELVQKADYDIVIMDIQMPEMDGYTATKIIREQLPSPINKVPILGMTAHALSHERKKCLQYGMNEYIAKPFVPRMFFEYILKLTDTTAEPVEGVEVPSTPTMPAFNLIDPIQLWKNSAGKIDRFVRYIEMYSKSIPDQIIELGKGIRNANNDEIKLLSHTLKTSFRYLGMGRAQELAFEIEKTSMDNIPIDYSLHLEEIRELWNKASVEINAFIEANKLTRT, from the coding sequence ATGTATATATTTCAAAAACAGAAACGGTTCTTGGTTTTGTTGTTTTTGCTCTGTTTTATTGTAATAATACCATGTGCGAATTCGTTATTTGCACAAACATATAACTTTGAGCGATACTCTTTGCCTGAAGGATTGTCGCAAAGTCAGGTATTAGACATTAAACAGGATACGCTTGGACGGATTTGGTTAGCCACAGAGCGAGGCGGAGTAACCATATTGTCTGGTGATTTTCCTTCTTATCTCGGAAGAAACGATAGTTTACCCGGAACAACCACTTTATCTTTGTTTTATGATCAGAAACACAGGATGTGGATTGGCACAAATCGCGGTGTTAGATATTATAATGGAAAAGTTTTGGTTAAGCTAGAAAATGGTGAGATACTCGATACTGTTACTGTTTATGATATTGTTCAACGCTCTGATGGTATTATCGTTTTTGCAACAAATTATGGTGTTTATGCTTATAATGATTCTATTGGCTGTTATAATCTCATTCCCCAGTTAGCAAACACAATAGTTACAAAAATAACTGCACGAACAAACAATCTGTTGTATCTAATTAGTAGAAATAATCCATTGTTAATTTTCGACGGGATTAATTTGGAAGAATTACGACTTCCTGTTTTAGAAGGAACAGAAATAACAGATTGCTTTTTCGATTCACAAGATAGGATTTGGGTTAGCACAACAGATGGGCTTATTACAAGAGATGGCTATGACTATAAAACTTATAGTTATGACGATGGTTTGATTGATGACCATATTGCATGCGTTGCCGAAGACCGTTTTGGTAATATATGGGTAGGAACTGATGCAGGAGGATTAAATATTTTTACTGATGAGGGGATTATTAATATTACTGCACAACAAGGAATTGGTCACAACTGTATTAAAGCTCTATATTGTGATAATTATAAAAACATGTGGGTAGGAACAGATGGTGCGGGTGCTTATGTTTTTAAAGGATTTCGCTTTACTAAGTTTGAAACGCCAGAGTTTATAGAGACAGTATCAATAACTGCAGTATATATTTCATCAAAAAACAAAATATTTTTAGGCACAAATGGATATGGACTGTTATATGTCGATGGAGGTAAAAGAAAGTTGTTTAATACTGACAATGGATTGAGAAGCAACATAGTACACACAATAGTTACAGATAAAAATGAAGTCGCCTATATAGGAACAGATAAAGGGTTAGATATTATAAGGAATACGAGAATTGACAAAAAATTAAGAAATGATATAAATGTTACATATCCTACAAATACAATTTTTATTGATAACAACGGATCTGTTTGGATAGGCACCGCTGGATATGGGTTAATTAACTACAGTAAAACCAAGAAAACAAGGTATTCAAAAAATAAAAATATTGCAGGAAACACTATCTACGATATCTTACAAAACCAACAAGGTGAAATAGCTGTTGCCACAGACGAAGGCCTATCAATAATTTCAGAATCAGGAGTAACAAACTATACCTACAAACATGGTTTGCCGGCCGAAAATATAACATCTTTAATTGTAGATAAAAACAACAAACTATGGCTAGTTTCAGAAAAAGGTGTTTCCCGATTTGAAGATGAGCGATTTTATAATATACCTTTAGAGAGTATAACTGATGCCAACATTATTTACTCTATTGTCAATGACCTTTTTGGCAACCTACTTATCGGTACAGAGCGTGGAATTGATATCATTACTTTAGATAATAAAAGTAATATATCTCTGATTAAAAAACTTAGACGTGAAGATGGTTTTTTTGGCATAGAGTGTAACTTAAATTCTGTGATGAAAGGTGAAAGGGGCGAGGTCTTTTTTGGTACTAAACAAGGTGTAACTATTTTCAACTCGTTAGCAGACAGTGTAAAAAACCCTGTTCCTCCTGCATATATTCGTGATGTTGAGCTGTATTACAGTAAAATAGATTGGTTAGCTTATACCGATTCTGTAATTAACTGGAGTTTATTGCCTTATAATCTTAAACTTCCGCACAATGAAAACAATGTTACTTTTTTCTTTGGAGCTAATGATTATCAGACGCCTCAAAAATTAATGTTCCAGTTTCGTTTGGAAGGATTCGATCAAAACTGGACAACTCCAACAAGTCAACGGTTTATTAACTATACCAACTTGCCTCCAGGTAAATATTCCATGAAAGTAAGATCTTGGTACTCAGCAGATCAATTTTCAAATAATCCAGGGGTTTTTCAATTTGAAATACTTAAGCCTTTGTGGTTTGAAACCTGGTTTATTCTTGCCTGTATAGTGCTTTTATTAACCTCTGTTTTAGTAATATGGAACTGGCGACTTAGAGTTATCAGGCGTAATGAGAGGAGACTTGAAGGAATTGTTAATGAAAGAACACTCGATTTGCAAAAACAAAAAGAGGAGTTGCATAAAGCAAACATTCAAATTAGCCAAAGCGCACAGATGAAAGAGCAGTTTGTTGCAAACACAAGCCATGAGATTAGAACACCTCTTAATGTTATTTCGGGCTATACTAACCTGTTGATTAACACCAAAGTAGATAATGTCCAGAACAAATATCTTAACTATATAAAAGAGAGTTTGGATAATCTTAAAGTTATAGTCAACGATATTCTCGACTTCTCAAAGATTGAAGCCGATAAGCTTGAATTTGAAAGCATTCCGTTTGATTTTGTAAAATCTATAAATTTCACGTGCAATCAGATGGAGATTGAGGCTGCAAAAAAAGCGCTGTCATTGGAATTAAACTTCTTTAATATACTACATTCTGTTGTTGTTGGTGATCCTGTAAGATTAAATCAAATAGTTTCAAATCTTGTTAGAAATGCAATTAAATTCACTCAAGAAGGAAAAATAGAAGTTAACATTAGTGACATTAGTAATAACAGTGACACAGTACTTTTAAAAGTGGTAGTTAAAGACAGTGGTATAGGTATCCCTGCCGAAAAACTCGACAAAATATTCGATAGTTTTTCTCAGGTAAGCAGCGAATCAACGAGAAAATATGGAGGCACGGGCTTAGGGCTTTCAATAGTTAAGCGTCTTGTTGATAGACAAGATGGATATATTTATGTCGAGAGTGAAGAAAACAAGGGAAGCCAATTTACAGTAGTAATTCCTTACGAAAAATCAGATGCAAACCCAGCAGAGGATGATAAACTAGATTACGCTATTTTCCAACATACTTTATCTAAAAATGTTAAAATTTTGTTGGTTGACGATAATCAAATTAACCTTGCACTTGCAGAAAGCACACTTACAAGTTATAGTACTCAATTTGAAATTCAAACTGCTTTGAATGGCAAAGAGGCTGTAGAGCTAGTACAAAAGGCTGATTATGATATAGTTATAATGGATATTCAAATGCCCGAAATGGACGGATATACGGCAACAAAAATTATCAGAGAACAGCTTCCTTCGCCCATAAATAAGGTTCCAATTTTAGGAATGACAGCTCACGCTTTAAGTCACGAACGTAAAAAGTGTTTGCAGTACGGCATGAATGAGTATATAGCAAAACCATTCGTCCCACGTATGTTTTTTGAATACATATTAAAACTAACTGACACTACTGCGGAGCCAGTAGAAGGAGTTGAGGTTCCCTCTACGCCAACAATGCCCGCATTTAATCTGATTGATCCAATACAGCTATGGAAAAACTCGGCAGGGAAAATAGACCGATTTGTCAGATATATCGAAATGTACTCAAAATCAATACCCGACCAGATAATCGAGCTGGGGAAAGGAATTAGAAATGCAAATAATGATGAAATAAAGTTATTGTCACACACTTTAAAAACCTCTTTTAGATATTTGGGAATGGGAAGGGCACAAGAATTGGCTTTTGAAATAGAAAAAACATCTATGGATAATATTCCTATTGACTATAGCCTACATTTAGAGGAGATACGCGAGCTATGGAATAAAGCATCGGTGGAGATAAATGCATTTATTGAGGCAAACAAGTTAACCCGAACTTGA